A single window of Patescibacteria group bacterium DNA harbors:
- the pheT gene encoding phenylalanine--tRNA ligase subunit beta, whose protein sequence is MKISLNWLREFVDLPKNIQPQELADMLSLHVVEVEGWEREEDRYADMAVGRVVEVRDHPNADRLKICLVDIGKLINPKSQIQNPKQSLNSKFQIPISHTVVEIVCGGKNVKAGMLVAVALPGAMVKWHGEGELVELKEAEVRGVKSYGMICAGEEIGLEGLQAVQPKVGDGPQILDISYTHAKLGSSLAQALGKNDVVFEISNVSLSNRPDLWSHYGMARELAVLYGCKLRLLPNPKQIQISNAQNTKLVVRVQDKRLCPRYIGTLVENVHIAETPASMVKRLEAVGQRSISPLVDISNYVMFEIGQPIHIFDESRIKNQESRIVEVVVRRARKGEKMKTLDGIEQALDEEMLVIADQKKPIAIAGVMGGEGSGVSVNTDSIIIESATFDPVSVRKTSARLGLKTDASQRFEKSLDPNLPALATARVLQLIHDCSTNHSGLSVTAAVDVHAPIPAPKPIPMSYEFIERRIGMKISRGSAKKILQGLGFSVKETAKNWNIIPPAWRATRDVSIPEDIVEEIGRHLDYNSIPDALPSFPITPPPLSLHHTLERIIKHFLVGVGFYEVAHKPFLDPRAWERFGLEKGAHVEVVNPVDPHARYLRQSLLPGLFDDIRLNKNKASTLAFFEWGRIFIPSEGEFAVKKNAKERLPHQPVTFSLALCDVAGIEEMLRRIEGLAAALLRAAGHDAKLTIAEGQQHTSFQKGTVFSVAANGVPVGGGAVTSALLNADLGVTVKHNIAVMSIDIDTLAGVHQTVKKFIPLPEFPAIERDLAIVIADNITYEGVEKTIRGASSVLLESLELFDIFRGRGVPEGMKSLAFHLTFRSPARTLTGKEVDEEMQKIIGRLQKNHAARVRE, encoded by the coding sequence ATGAAGATAAGTCTAAACTGGTTACGGGAATTCGTGGATCTTCCAAAAAATATACAGCCGCAGGAACTGGCGGATATGTTGTCTTTGCACGTGGTGGAAGTGGAAGGGTGGGAGCGGGAGGAGGATCGGTATGCGGATATGGCAGTAGGCAGGGTGGTGGAGGTACGTGATCATCCAAATGCTGATCGATTAAAAATCTGTTTAGTGGATATTGGCAAACTCATAAATCCAAAATCCCAAATCCAAAATCCCAAACAATCCCTAAATTCCAAATTCCAAATTCCAATTTCCCATACGGTCGTTGAAATTGTGTGCGGGGGGAAAAATGTCAAAGCGGGGATGCTGGTCGCAGTCGCGCTGCCCGGCGCAATGGTGAAATGGCATGGGGAAGGGGAATTAGTAGAATTAAAAGAAGCAGAGGTGCGTGGCGTGAAGAGTTATGGCATGATCTGCGCCGGTGAGGAGATTGGTTTGGAGGGTTTGCAGGCTGTGCAACCAAAGGTGGGCGATGGGCCGCAGATTCTTGATATTTCTTATACTCATGCAAAATTAGGTTCTTCACTTGCGCAGGCGCTCGGCAAAAATGATGTCGTATTTGAAATTTCAAATGTTTCGCTTTCCAATCGCCCTGATCTCTGGTCGCATTACGGAATGGCAAGGGAATTGGCGGTTTTATATGGTTGTAAGCTGCGTTTGCTTCCAAATCCCAAACAAATTCAAATATCCAATGCCCAGAATACAAAACTTGTCGTGAGAGTGCAAGATAAGCGTTTATGTCCTCGGTATATCGGCACTTTGGTTGAAAATGTGCATATTGCTGAAACGCCGGCGTCGATGGTGAAGCGCTTGGAAGCTGTGGGACAGCGGTCGATAAGCCCCTTAGTTGATATCTCAAATTACGTGATGTTTGAGATCGGACAACCAATCCATATATTTGATGAATCAAGAATCAAGAATCAAGAATCAAGAATTGTTGAGGTGGTGGTGAGGAGGGCGAGAAAGGGAGAGAAGATGAAAACGTTGGACGGCATCGAACAGGCGCTGGATGAGGAAATGTTGGTGATTGCGGATCAAAAAAAGCCGATTGCGATTGCGGGCGTGATGGGAGGCGAAGGCTCCGGAGTGTCAGTGAATACCGATTCTATCATTATCGAGAGCGCCACGTTTGATCCAGTATCAGTGCGAAAAACATCAGCACGGCTGGGTTTAAAGACCGACGCGTCGCAACGGTTCGAAAAGTCATTAGATCCGAATTTGCCAGCGTTGGCAACTGCGCGGGTATTGCAGCTCATACACGACTGCAGTACAAATCATTCTGGATTGTCAGTGACTGCGGCAGTTGACGTACACGCACCGATACCAGCCCCAAAACCCATTCCCATGTCGTATGAGTTCATTGAGCGGAGGATCGGCATGAAAATATCGAGAGGATCTGCCAAAAAGATTTTACAGGGGTTGGGTTTTTCAGTAAAAGAAACGGCGAAAAATTGGAACATTATTCCGCCCGCTTGGCGCGCGACACGGGACGTGTCTATCCCTGAAGATATCGTTGAGGAAATAGGGCGGCATCTGGATTACAATAGCATCCCTGACGCGCTTCCCTCGTTTCCGATAACGCCGCCTCCTCTTTCGTTGCATCACACTCTAGAGCGAATCATAAAGCATTTTTTGGTTGGGGTGGGATTTTATGAAGTCGCACATAAGCCTTTTTTGGATCCTCGCGCGTGGGAGAGGTTTGGACTAGAAAAGGGTGCGCACGTAGAAGTGGTGAATCCGGTTGATCCGCATGCCCGTTATCTCCGCCAGAGCCTTTTACCCGGTCTCTTTGACGACATCCGTTTGAATAAAAATAAAGCGTCAACGCTTGCATTTTTCGAGTGGGGGAGGATATTTATACCCAGCGAGGGGGAATTCGCGGTGAAGAAAAATGCAAAGGAACGCTTGCCTCATCAGCCCGTCACTTTTTCGCTTGCACTATGCGACGTAGCGGGGATAGAGGAAATGCTGCGACGCATAGAGGGTTTGGCGGCTGCCTTATTGCGTGCGGCAGGACATGACGCGAAGCTTACCATTGCCGAAGGTCAGCAACATACCTCTTTCCAGAAGGGAACGGTATTTTCGGTGGCTGCAAACGGCGTACCGGTAGGCGGCGGCGCCGTGACGAGCGCGTTGCTTAATGCCGATTTGGGAGTCACCGTGAAGCACAATATCGCCGTAATGAGCATCGACATTGATACATTGGCCGGAGTCCACCAGACAGTTAAAAAGTTCATTCCTCTGCCGGAATTTCCTGCCATCGAGAGGGATCTCGCCATCGTCATTGCGGACAATATTACGTATGAAGGGGTTGAAAAAACCATTCGCGGCGCATCGAGCGTTCTGTTAGAATCATTAGAACTGTTCGATATTTTCCGCGGCCGCGGAGTGCCTGAAGGAATGAAGTCGCTTGCATTTCATCTCACGTTCCGCTCACCCGCACGGACATTGACCGGCAAGGAGGTGGATGAAGAGATGCAGAAGATCATCGGGCGGCTGCAAAAAAACCACGCCGCGAGGGTGAGGGAATAA
- the pheS gene encoding phenylalanine--tRNA ligase subunit alpha, with protein MENEISKIEQEAVAAIEAAHAASTLNNVRAKYLGRSDGALTLVLRKLGSLSLEERKRIGPAAQALKEKLEKLCDAQEAQLLGQEGNAVDATLPPLVPEAGHLHPVTQVRWQLEDLFSRMGFIIADGPEVESEWYNFDALNMSSWHPARDMQDTFYVEMQKLKIKDQNGGAASPRLVLRTHTSPVQIRAMEKYGVPLRCIIPGVCYRNEATDARHENSFPQIEGLVIDRDISIAHLNATVRMFLKEIFGANVEARARPGFFPFTEPSVEYDVSCRICGKNGMTANGSRCRVCKGTGWLEFMGAGLVHPVVLRNGGVDPKKYSGFAFGFGPARLVMMKYGIDDNRLFWSGDMRFLEQF; from the coding sequence ATGGAGAATGAGATTAGTAAAATTGAACAAGAAGCGGTTGCGGCGATTGAAGCCGCCCATGCTGCATCAACGCTCAACAACGTGCGCGCAAAATATCTTGGCCGCAGCGATGGGGCGCTGACGTTAGTGTTGCGGAAATTAGGCTCGCTTTCACTTGAGGAGCGCAAGAGAATCGGACCGGCGGCGCAGGCGCTCAAAGAGAAGCTTGAGAAGCTTTGTGATGCACAAGAAGCGCAACTTCTCGGGCAGGAGGGCAACGCCGTGGATGCCACGCTCCCGCCGCTTGTTCCAGAGGCAGGCCACTTGCATCCGGTCACTCAAGTGAGGTGGCAATTGGAGGACCTATTTAGCCGCATGGGTTTCATTATCGCAGATGGGCCGGAGGTGGAATCGGAGTGGTACAATTTCGACGCGCTCAATATGTCTTCGTGGCATCCGGCAAGAGACATGCAGGATACGTTTTACGTTGAAATGCAAAAATTAAAAATCAAAGATCAAAATGGTGGAGCGGCTTCGCCGCGATTAGTTTTGCGCACGCATACCTCTCCGGTGCAGATCAGGGCAATGGAGAAGTACGGTGTGCCTTTGCGCTGCATAATTCCCGGTGTGTGCTATCGCAATGAAGCGACTGACGCGCGGCACGAGAACAGTTTTCCACAGATCGAAGGTTTGGTTATTGACCGCGATATTTCCATTGCGCATTTGAATGCCACGGTGCGAATGTTTCTAAAGGAAATTTTCGGCGCTAATGTTGAAGCGCGCGCGCGCCCGGGCTTCTTCCCGTTTACCGAACCGTCGGTGGAGTATGACGTTTCCTGCCGGATCTGCGGAAAAAATGGAATGACGGCAAACGGTTCACGCTGCCGCGTGTGCAAAGGAACTGGATGGCTTGAATTTATGGGTGCGGGATTGGTACATCCGGTGGTATTGAGAAACGGCGGCGTGGATCCGAAGAAGTATTCGGGGTTTGCTTTCGGTTTCGGCCCTGCCCGGCTCGTCATGATGAAATACGGGATCGACGATAACCGTCTTTTCTGGTCGGGGGACATGAGGTTTTTGGAACAATTTTAA
- a CDS encoding DciA family protein: MALRSIKTLLSRTLKRHGIVQGVEAAQIMEAMEGELKSRWGEDGARSMRVRYVRDGIIALSCTSSVWAQEVKIHEQEIIAALKKKMGSKVQIERIRFIA, from the coding sequence ATGGCACTAAGATCTATAAAAACATTGCTAAGCCGGACATTGAAGCGCCATGGGATTGTACAGGGCGTGGAAGCCGCGCAAATCATGGAAGCAATGGAAGGGGAGCTTAAAAGCCGATGGGGAGAGGATGGCGCAAGGAGCATGCGGGTGCGCTATGTACGCGATGGCATAATCGCGCTGTCCTGCACTTCATCCGTCTGGGCGCAGGAAGTAAAAATCCACGAGCAGGAGATAATAGCAGCGCTTAAAAAAAAGATGGGATCAAAGGTTCAAATCGAGAGGATACGTTTTATTGCTTGA
- a CDS encoding NUDIX domain-containing protein: MNSIEPVIIHDLKEMVDIVDERDQLTGVRKLRTEVHRDGDWHREVHVWVYNRKGELLFQLRGPHQESFPNCWDVSVGGHVEAGSTYLESALKEMKEELGIEARPEELKKIIYRTKDVHDEHRGLLNRAFQTIFAYPYDGPLEALKLEKPAVAEVRFFTEEEILKVPEQYGKGISLFPGEKEYFQEVFEKIRKLLIGSPSSRT, from the coding sequence ATGAATAGTATCGAACCTGTCATAATCCATGATTTAAAGGAAATGGTGGATATTGTTGATGAGCGGGACCAGCTGACAGGCGTGAGGAAATTGCGCACAGAGGTTCATCGCGATGGCGATTGGCACCGCGAGGTGCACGTGTGGGTGTATAACAGGAAAGGCGAGCTGCTTTTCCAGCTGCGCGGTCCGCACCAGGAATCGTTTCCCAATTGCTGGGATGTGTCCGTGGGCGGGCATGTGGAAGCAGGAAGCACTTATTTGGAGAGTGCGCTCAAGGAGATGAAAGAAGAGCTGGGAATAGAAGCGCGACCGGAAGAATTAAAGAAAATTATCTATCGTACGAAAGATGTCCATGACGAGCACCGCGGCCTTTTGAATCGCGCCTTCCAGACTATTTTTGCGTACCCATATGACGGGCCGTTGGAAGCGCTAAAGTTAGAAAAACCAGCTGTGGCAGAAGTGCGTTTCTTTACTGAAGAAGAGATACTTAAAGTCCCGGAGCAATACGGGAAGGGCATTTCCCTGTTTCCGGGGGAGAAGGAGTATTTTCAGGAAGTGTTTGAGAAAATAAGAAAATTGTTGATTGGTTCACCGTCATCCCGGACTTGA
- a CDS encoding UvrD-helicase domain-containing protein: MKDLLLDDLNQAQREAVTHGEGPLLIVAGAGTGKTTVITRRIAWLIRDGYAKGDEILGLTFTDKAAGEMEERVDRLLPMGYVDLWISTFHSFGERLLRAHAIDIGLPNEFKLLDTTAQWLLVRKNFQKFDLDYYRPLGNPTKFIHALIKHFSRAKDEGVTPDDYLNHVEELKLNLDQGEATGGAVISHRGTKSLRTKEASNAPSASVETAADRHPPLKVRGGDGGGVIIGGEEESDAGRLEEIARAYKVYEQLLLDEGALDFGDLIMYTLRLLKTRPKILARYQRQFKYILVDEFQDTNWAQYELVKLFAPQFGLGQFFSGRDQTALAPNPSKNRPPLTEEGYGGNLTVVADDDQSIYRFRGAAMSNILQFKKDYPRATSVVLTQNYRSAQAILDLSYQFIQKNNPNRLEAQQGIVKKLISAGNEAAKIREFVAKTGEEETQMVINTIAKIKQSEPALTWNDFAVLVRANSQADAFIQALNRAQIPSQYVASKGLYTKGVILDVVNWLKLLDNYHESASMWRVLNIPCFKIPWDDMVELTSHAHRKSISLYEALRSARAIAAISTDGHRAITVVLGLIERQTQAVRSLSVGKVVLQFLEESGYLGFLTKLPEAEAKEQLSYLDQFYKAISAFEQSLPHASVKQFLEAHEMELESGDAGSLENAFEEGPEAVKVMTVHAAKGLEFHTVFIVQLVDKRFPSVERADPIELPLALVKEIIPEGEVHMEEERRLLYVAMTRAKQNLIFSRAEDYGGARKKKPSQFLYELGLAGEGDEVKGGKKAEEESRTQTHSLRTQTQAPKSVVDASKGARHEMPSKFSFTQLKAFETCPYQYRFAHILHVPVRGRFTFSFGRTMHQTLQQFFALMRAHEGAQADLFGAASTTRRDGPQSVPPLKVLLQLYEKNWIDDWYESNQHKKEYFEKGKKILEEFHAKLSEEPPLPLYLEQGFNLKIKVSNAPLPPLKVRGGIQKDPVSLSEGGVMSNGEVGEEIITIKGVIDRIDEAEGGVEIIDYKTGRAKDMDTADKDQLLIYQIAAREVLGLKPMRLTYYYLDEQKPVSFLGTEEEIAKIKEKIFKTITEIKSSDFHATPSPNVCKFCDFRGICEFRQL; this comes from the coding sequence ATGAAGGATTTATTATTGGATGATTTGAACCAGGCGCAGCGGGAGGCCGTGACCCATGGCGAGGGCCCGCTTTTGATAGTCGCGGGCGCGGGAACCGGCAAGACTACTGTGATTACCCGCAGGATTGCGTGGCTGATTCGGGATGGGTACGCGAAGGGTGATGAAATTTTGGGGCTCACCTTTACCGACAAAGCGGCAGGTGAAATGGAGGAGCGGGTGGACAGGCTCCTGCCCATGGGATATGTGGACCTCTGGATTTCCACGTTCCATTCCTTTGGCGAGCGCCTTCTGCGCGCGCACGCGATTGACATTGGGCTGCCGAATGAATTCAAGCTTTTAGACACCACTGCCCAGTGGCTGCTGGTGCGGAAGAATTTCCAAAAATTCGATCTTGACTATTACCGCCCGCTTGGCAATCCCACCAAGTTCATCCATGCGCTCATCAAGCATTTTTCGCGTGCGAAAGATGAAGGGGTCACACCTGATGATTATTTAAATCACGTGGAAGAGTTAAAATTAAACCTTGACCAAGGAGAAGCGACGGGCGGCGCAGTCATTAGCCATAGAGGCACTAAGTCATTAAGGACAAAGGAGGCGAGTAACGCCCCCTCCGCCTCCGTTGAGACTGCGGCGGACAGGCATCCCCCTCTTAAGGTAAGAGGGGGAGACGGAGGGGGAGTTATAATCGGTGGAGAGGAGGAGTCTGATGCAGGAAGATTAGAGGAAATCGCGAGGGCGTATAAGGTGTACGAGCAGCTGCTTTTGGATGAGGGCGCTTTGGATTTTGGCGATCTCATCATGTATACCCTCCGACTTTTGAAGACACGGCCGAAAATTTTGGCGCGCTACCAAAGGCAATTCAAATATATTTTAGTGGACGAATTCCAGGACACCAACTGGGCGCAGTACGAACTGGTAAAGCTGTTTGCTCCTCAGTTCGGGCTGGGACAATTTTTTTCGGGTCGCGATCAAACAGCCTTGGCGCCTAACCCCTCAAAAAATCGCCCACCCCTCACCGAGGAGGGTTATGGGGGAAATTTGACGGTTGTTGCGGACGACGACCAGTCTATATACCGTTTCCGCGGCGCAGCCATGAGTAATATTTTACAGTTTAAAAAAGACTATCCCCGCGCCACTTCCGTGGTCCTGACGCAAAATTACCGATCAGCGCAGGCAATACTTGACCTTTCTTACCAGTTTATCCAAAAAAATAACCCCAACCGTTTGGAGGCACAGCAAGGAATTGTGAAAAAGCTCATATCAGCGGGCAATGAAGCCGCGAAGATCCGCGAGTTTGTCGCAAAAACCGGAGAGGAAGAGACTCAAATGGTCATCAATACTATTGCAAAAATTAAACAAAGCGAGCCCGCATTAACATGGAATGATTTTGCTGTCCTCGTGCGCGCGAACAGCCAGGCAGATGCCTTTATCCAGGCGCTTAATCGCGCTCAGATCCCGTCGCAGTATGTGGCATCAAAAGGGCTCTATACGAAGGGAGTCATCCTTGACGTGGTGAATTGGCTGAAGCTGTTGGACAATTACCATGAGAGCGCGAGCATGTGGAGAGTGCTGAATATCCCTTGCTTCAAAATACCATGGGACGATATGGTCGAGCTCACATCGCACGCGCACAGGAAAAGCATTTCGCTTTACGAAGCGTTGAGGAGCGCGCGCGCGATTGCCGCCATTTCCACGGACGGGCATCGCGCCATCACCGTGGTTTTGGGATTGATTGAGCGGCAGACGCAGGCAGTGCGGTCATTGTCCGTAGGCAAGGTGGTGTTGCAATTTTTGGAAGAATCAGGATACTTAGGCTTCTTAACAAAGCTTCCAGAGGCAGAAGCGAAAGAGCAACTCTCCTACCTTGACCAATTCTATAAAGCAATCAGCGCGTTTGAGCAGTCACTGCCGCATGCGAGCGTAAAGCAATTTTTGGAAGCTCATGAAATGGAGCTAGAATCAGGCGACGCAGGGAGCTTGGAAAATGCATTTGAGGAAGGGCCGGAGGCGGTCAAAGTCATGACCGTTCATGCCGCAAAAGGGTTGGAGTTTCACACGGTATTTATTGTCCAATTAGTAGATAAGCGGTTCCCTTCGGTAGAGCGGGCAGATCCGATTGAGTTGCCGTTGGCACTGGTTAAGGAAATTATCCCCGAGGGAGAGGTGCACATGGAAGAGGAGCGCAGGCTGCTCTATGTGGCGATGACGCGGGCAAAGCAAAATCTAATATTTTCGCGCGCCGAAGATTACGGGGGCGCGAGAAAAAAGAAGCCTTCGCAGTTTCTGTATGAACTGGGGTTAGCAGGGGAAGGAGATGAAGTAAAGGGAGGGAAAAAGGCAGAAGAGGAAAGTCGCACTCAAACGCACTCACTACGCACTCAGACGCAAGCGCCTAAAAGCGTTGTGGATGCGTCTAAGGGCGCGCGGCATGAAATGCCGAGTAAGTTTTCCTTCACCCAGCTCAAGGCGTTTGAAACGTGCCCTTATCAATACCGTTTTGCGCATATTCTTCATGTGCCGGTGAGGGGGAGATTTACCTTCAGCTTCGGCCGCACCATGCATCAGACGCTCCAGCAATTTTTCGCGCTCATGAGAGCGCACGAGGGCGCGCAAGCCGATTTGTTCGGTGCAGCCAGTACCACGAGGAGAGATGGGCCGCAGTCTGTTCCGCCGCTCAAAGTGCTTTTGCAGCTTTATGAAAAAAATTGGATAGACGATTGGTATGAATCAAATCAGCACAAGAAGGAGTATTTTGAAAAAGGGAAAAAGATTCTCGAGGAATTCCATGCGAAGTTGTCTGAAGAGCCGCCATTGCCATTATATTTAGAGCAAGGGTTTAATTTAAAGATTAAAGTAAGTAACGCCCCCTTACCCCCTCTTAAGGTAAGAGGGGGGATTCAGAAAGACCCGGTGAGCCTTTCTGAAGGGGGAGTTATGAGCAATGGGGAAGTAGGCGAAGAGATAATTACCATCAAGGGCGTGATTGACCGCATTGATGAGGCAGAAGGCGGCGTGGAGATCATTGATTACAAGACTGGACGGGCGAAAGACATGGACACTGCTGATAAAGACCAGCTGCTTATCTACCAGATTGCCGCGCGCGAGGTGCTGGGGTTGAAGCCTATGAGATTGACGTATTATTATCTTGATGAACAGAAGCCAGTATCATTTTTGGGCACCGAGGAAGAGATTGCGAAAATAAAAGAAAAAATATTCAAAACCATAACCGAGATCAAGTCGAGCGATTTCCATGCGACCCCCTCGCCGAACGTGTGCAAATTCTGCGATTTTCGAGGGATATGCGAATTTAGACAGTTGTAG